The Nocardioides salarius genome includes a region encoding these proteins:
- a CDS encoding TetR/AcrR family transcriptional regulator produces the protein MSSGERRQQVVTLAAGLFDKSGYSSTTMDDIAREVGVAKPTLYHYFPSKDDILHAIHEEFIDLLIDRHLARLDTGLRSEQLLLEVMADILELMETHRGHVRVFFEHHRELTVEARGPIKLKRDRYEKIVEELIADGVATGVIRPVDTHLAALATFGMCNWAYQWYRPGGKLRSRELAYQFWNYLLYGLGTDQLPALASARAVLPD, from the coding sequence ATGTCCTCGGGCGAGAGACGTCAGCAGGTCGTGACGCTGGCGGCCGGACTCTTCGACAAGAGCGGCTACTCGAGCACCACGATGGACGACATCGCCCGAGAGGTCGGGGTCGCCAAGCCGACTCTGTACCACTACTTCCCCAGCAAGGACGACATCCTCCACGCGATCCACGAGGAGTTCATCGACCTGCTCATCGACCGGCACCTGGCCCGTCTCGACACGGGCCTGCGCTCCGAGCAGCTCCTGCTCGAGGTCATGGCCGACATCCTCGAGCTCATGGAGACCCACCGCGGTCACGTGCGTGTGTTCTTCGAGCACCACCGCGAGCTGACCGTGGAGGCCCGTGGGCCGATCAAGCTCAAGCGGGACCGCTACGAGAAGATCGTGGAGGAGCTGATCGCCGACGGCGTCGCGACGGGAGTGATCCGCCCCGTCGACACGCACCTGGCCGCGCTCGCGACCTTCGGGATGTGCAACTGGGCCTACCAGTGGTACCGGCCCGGAGGGAAGCTCCGTTCCCGCGAGCTGGCCTACCAGTTCTGGAACTACCTGCTCTACGGCTTGGGGACCGACCAGCTGCCGGCCCTGGCGTCCGCACGCGCAGTTCTCCCGGACTGA
- a CDS encoding cyclase family protein codes for MGRTADGQWSEEWTPPVFSIDANGKVIGYVNDRTPNNWGRWGELDEKGTANLLTPERVAAAGRLIETGKVVSLAIPLDSTGPVHPTRTGVVHLYGYTGSDFVAGTKAGQDYPNFQGTDDYIFMPLQGSTQWDGLSHFFYKDTMFNGFWIGNVESYAGARRGSIHQMKDTLVGRGVLLDLPKFKGVDRLQPGYGITPDDLDACAEAQGVTVGEGDMLVLRTGHVPWYYEIENKMDYWGSAPGITRAVVDWLAEKDVAALAMDNIAVEVEPFEDGAEHVYPLHARLIRDLGLTLGEVWWLEELASTCDELDRYEFFLSAPPLNVTNASGSPTNPVAIF; via the coding sequence ATGGGTCGCACCGCAGACGGTCAGTGGTCGGAGGAGTGGACTCCGCCCGTCTTCTCGATCGACGCGAACGGCAAGGTCATCGGTTACGTCAACGACCGGACCCCCAACAACTGGGGCCGTTGGGGCGAGCTGGACGAGAAGGGCACGGCGAACCTGCTGACGCCCGAACGCGTGGCGGCAGCGGGCAGGCTGATCGAGACCGGCAAGGTCGTCAGCCTGGCCATCCCGCTCGACAGCACCGGTCCGGTCCACCCGACCCGCACCGGTGTCGTCCACCTCTACGGCTACACCGGGTCGGACTTCGTGGCGGGCACCAAGGCGGGTCAGGACTACCCGAACTTCCAGGGCACCGACGACTACATCTTCATGCCTCTGCAGGGGAGCACGCAGTGGGACGGTCTGTCTCACTTCTTCTACAAGGACACGATGTTCAACGGCTTCTGGATCGGCAACGTCGAGTCCTACGCCGGTGCTCGCCGAGGCTCCATCCACCAGATGAAGGACACGCTGGTGGGGCGCGGTGTGCTGCTGGACCTGCCGAAGTTCAAGGGCGTCGACCGTCTCCAGCCCGGCTACGGCATCACGCCCGACGACCTCGACGCCTGTGCCGAGGCCCAGGGAGTGACCGTCGGGGAGGGCGACATGCTCGTCCTGCGCACCGGTCACGTGCCGTGGTACTACGAGATCGAGAACAAGATGGACTACTGGGGCTCGGCCCCGGGCATCACCCGAGCAGTCGTCGACTGGTTGGCCGAGAAGGACGTCGCCGCGCTGGCGATGGACAACATCGCGGTCGAGGTCGAGCCCTTCGAGGACGGCGCCGAGCACGTCTACCCGCTGCACGCCCGCCTCATCCGCGACCTCGGGCTCACCCTCGGCGAGGTCTGGTGGCTCGAGGAGCTCGCGTCGACCTGCGACGAGCTCGACCGCTACGAGTTCTTCCTCTCGGCCCCGCCGCTGAACGTGACCAACGCGTCGGGGTCGCCGACCAACCCCGTGGCCATCTTCTGA
- a CDS encoding acyl-CoA synthetase, giving the protein MHTAQRTSDLDRSRRLVLGEVLARNARREPHRAAVVFEDSSLTFAELDTRVNRLANALAERGVGRGDKVAVLMYNRLEVVESFFACQKLGACPVPVNFRLAASELAYILENSDSVAVLTDDELAPLALRSTSDLAAVRFVASTGRPVQGALSYEDLVAGGSPEDPGVDVDEDDLAFLMYTSGTTGRPKGAMLTHQNLVSNTINWILEMEARPGDAWLSGLPLFHIGGVNGLLPFIYLAGTCVITPSTSFDPQESLRLLEKHKPDMCYFVPTQWQQICELPGAATSETTNLRRALWGASQAPPSTLELLVETFPAVGIVNAFGQTEMSSNTCFLKADDAVRKMGSVGLPAVNVEVRIVDEDGQDVAPGEVGEIVYRGPTVMKGYYKADEATADAFRGGWFHSGDLVRQDDEGFIYVVDRVKDMIISGGENIYPAEVERAVERHPAVREVAVIGVPHPRWVETPVAVVVSDTEEHPDQSEVLDFLRSDLASYKKPRAVVYVDELPRNASGKILKRELRDSYWGLFAPPEATE; this is encoded by the coding sequence ATGCACACAGCACAGCGCACCAGTGACCTGGACCGCAGTCGACGGCTCGTCCTCGGCGAGGTCCTGGCCCGCAACGCCCGACGTGAGCCGCACCGTGCGGCTGTGGTCTTCGAGGACTCCTCCCTGACCTTCGCCGAGCTGGACACGCGGGTGAACCGGCTGGCCAACGCCCTGGCCGAGCGCGGAGTGGGTCGCGGCGACAAGGTGGCTGTGCTCATGTACAACCGGCTGGAGGTCGTCGAGTCGTTCTTCGCGTGCCAGAAGCTCGGTGCCTGTCCGGTACCGGTGAACTTCCGGCTGGCAGCCAGCGAGCTCGCGTACATCCTGGAGAACTCCGACTCGGTCGCGGTGCTGACCGACGACGAGCTCGCCCCGCTGGCTCTGCGCTCCACCTCGGACCTGGCGGCCGTGCGCTTCGTCGCCTCCACCGGTCGACCGGTCCAGGGCGCTCTGTCGTACGAGGACCTGGTGGCCGGCGGATCGCCGGAGGACCCGGGTGTGGACGTCGACGAGGACGACTTGGCCTTCCTGATGTACACCTCCGGGACCACGGGGCGTCCCAAGGGCGCGATGCTCACCCACCAGAACCTGGTGTCGAACACCATCAACTGGATCCTGGAGATGGAGGCTCGCCCCGGCGACGCCTGGCTCTCTGGTCTGCCGCTGTTCCACATCGGTGGCGTCAATGGGCTGCTCCCCTTCATCTACCTCGCGGGGACCTGCGTCATCACGCCGTCGACCAGCTTCGACCCCCAGGAGTCCCTGCGGTTGCTCGAGAAGCACAAGCCGGACATGTGCTACTTCGTTCCTACCCAGTGGCAGCAGATCTGCGAGCTGCCGGGGGCGGCGACCTCGGAGACGACGAACCTGCGGCGGGCCCTGTGGGGCGCTTCGCAGGCCCCGCCGAGCACTCTAGAGCTGTTGGTCGAGACGTTCCCCGCCGTGGGCATCGTCAACGCTTTCGGTCAGACCGAGATGTCGTCGAACACCTGCTTCCTCAAGGCCGACGACGCCGTGCGGAAGATGGGATCGGTGGGTCTGCCCGCCGTCAACGTCGAGGTCCGCATCGTCGACGAGGACGGTCAGGACGTGGCGCCAGGGGAGGTCGGCGAGATCGTCTACCGGGGCCCGACGGTGATGAAGGGCTACTACAAGGCGGACGAGGCCACGGCGGACGCGTTCCGTGGAGGCTGGTTCCACTCCGGCGACCTCGTCCGGCAGGACGACGAGGGCTTCATCTACGTCGTCGACAGGGTCAAGGACATGATCATCAGCGGGGGCGAGAACATCTACCCGGCCGAGGTCGAGCGGGCCGTGGAGAGGCACCCAGCCGTGCGCGAGGTCGCCGTCATCGGGGTCCCCCACCCGCGCTGGGTCGAGACGCCCGTGGCCGTGGTGGTCTCCGACACCGAGGAGCACCCCGACCAGAGCGAGGTGCTGGACTTCCTCAGGAGCGACCTGGCGTCGTACAAGAAGCCGCGCGCAGTCGTCTACGTCGACGAGCTGCCGCGCAACGCGTCGGGCAAGATCCTCAAGCGCGAGCTGAGGGACAGCTACTGGGGCCTGTTCGCTCCTCCGGAGGCGACCGAGTGA
- a CDS encoding class I adenylate-forming enzyme family protein gives MSLLTVPTRTDQRGVRHYDVSLPVDLVDMLRSTVRERGAHPAFVTDGGGLTWTETGAEVEALARRLAGAGVRPGDRVAVLAGNGLPFTTAVFAVWAAGAIAVPLNFRLTAGDLGGLLSDSGARLLLVGPGLEQLAADSVAQCGAPPEVAHADGVGRLLVGGAEGGLPDRTPGGDAPAAVMYTSGTTGRPKGVVISHGNALQNAVTCTSVIGRGPDDVELVMVPQFNITGLCSQTVPVALLGATAYLLDGFDAARALDAVGEHGCTSTVGAPTMWWRMLEQSDEHGRDELTGLRLALFGGAPMPTALLQRMHDAMPDATLGNGFGMTETCSMLTYVGGDDVLRVPHSVGGPLPLTELRLLRPGTDQEAGDGEIGEIVVRGAQVALGYWTGDGIVPLTDTEGWISTGDAAVLEDGFVVLRDRLKDVIKRGGESVFSFEVENVLYQHSGVLDAAVVGVPDEQYGERVVAHVVAKPGSDLTSEGVRAFCRDHLAHFKVPSVVEIREELPRNPGGKVVKSALRSAPTS, from the coding sequence GTGAGCCTCCTGACCGTGCCGACCCGCACCGACCAGAGGGGGGTCCGCCACTACGACGTCTCGCTACCGGTCGACCTCGTCGACATGTTGCGCAGCACGGTGCGCGAGCGGGGCGCCCACCCCGCGTTCGTGACCGATGGAGGCGGGCTGACCTGGACGGAGACGGGTGCAGAGGTCGAGGCCCTGGCCCGGCGCCTGGCCGGTGCCGGGGTGCGACCCGGTGACCGCGTCGCGGTCCTGGCCGGCAACGGGTTGCCGTTCACGACAGCAGTGTTCGCCGTGTGGGCCGCAGGTGCGATCGCGGTGCCTCTGAACTTCCGACTGACCGCCGGGGACCTCGGGGGCCTGCTCAGTGACAGCGGGGCTCGTCTCCTGCTGGTCGGGCCGGGCCTGGAGCAGCTGGCCGCCGACTCGGTGGCGCAGTGCGGCGCGCCGCCGGAGGTCGCCCATGCTGATGGGGTCGGCCGGCTGCTCGTGGGCGGCGCCGAGGGAGGCCTCCCCGACCGCACGCCGGGTGGCGACGCACCCGCCGCGGTGATGTACACCTCCGGCACCACTGGTCGGCCCAAGGGTGTTGTGATCAGCCACGGCAACGCGCTGCAGAACGCCGTCACGTGCACCAGCGTGATCGGTCGGGGACCCGACGACGTGGAGCTGGTGATGGTCCCGCAGTTCAACATCACCGGCCTGTGCTCGCAGACGGTGCCGGTGGCTCTGCTGGGGGCGACGGCGTATCTCCTCGACGGCTTCGACGCGGCCCGTGCCCTGGACGCGGTCGGTGAGCACGGCTGCACCTCGACCGTCGGTGCCCCCACCATGTGGTGGCGCATGCTGGAGCAGAGCGACGAGCACGGTCGAGACGAGCTCACCGGGCTGCGTCTCGCGCTCTTCGGCGGCGCGCCGATGCCGACCGCGCTGCTGCAGCGAATGCACGACGCGATGCCCGACGCCACCCTCGGGAACGGCTTCGGCATGACCGAGACCTGCTCGATGCTCACCTACGTGGGCGGGGACGACGTTCTGCGGGTGCCGCACAGCGTCGGTGGCCCCCTGCCGCTGACCGAGCTGCGTCTCCTTCGGCCCGGGACCGACCAGGAGGCCGGCGACGGCGAGATCGGCGAGATCGTGGTGCGTGGTGCCCAGGTCGCGCTCGGCTACTGGACCGGTGACGGCATCGTGCCCCTGACGGACACGGAGGGCTGGATCTCCACCGGCGACGCTGCCGTCCTCGAGGACGGCTTCGTGGTCCTGCGCGATCGGCTCAAGGACGTCATCAAACGTGGAGGCGAGTCAGTCTTCAGCTTCGAGGTCGAGAACGTCCTCTACCAACACTCGGGAGTCCTGGACGCCGCAGTGGTCGGCGTCCCGGACGAGCAGTACGGCGAACGCGTGGTTGCGCACGTGGTCGCCAAGCCTGGCTCTGACCTCACATCCGAGGGGGTCCGCGCCTTCTGTCGAGATCATCTCGCCCACTTCAAGGTTCCGTCCGTGGTCGAGATACGGGAAGAGCTACCGCGAAATCCCGGCGGCAAGGTGGTCAAGTCTGCGCTCCGCAGCGCTCCCACCAGCTGA